Proteins co-encoded in one Rhodococcus sp. PAMC28707 genomic window:
- a CDS encoding TerD family protein, with the protein MSVTLAKGGNVSLSKQAPSLTAVTIGLGWDVRSTTGGDYDLDASAIALGSNKKVLNELFFVFYNNLKSPDEAIVHTGDNRTGEGEGDDESIDIDLVALSPEIASIVFPVSIHAAEELGQNFGQVVNAFIRVVDKSDGRELARFDLSEDASTETAMVFGELYRHAEEWKFRAVGQGYASGLAGIARDFGINV; encoded by the coding sequence ATGAGCGTGACCTTGGCCAAGGGTGGAAACGTCTCCCTGAGCAAGCAGGCACCGAGTCTCACCGCCGTTACTATCGGACTTGGCTGGGATGTCAGGTCGACCACCGGTGGTGACTACGATCTCGACGCAAGCGCCATTGCTCTAGGGAGCAACAAGAAGGTTCTCAACGAGCTGTTCTTCGTCTTCTACAACAATCTGAAGTCGCCTGACGAGGCCATCGTGCACACCGGCGACAACAGAACCGGTGAAGGCGAGGGCGACGACGAAAGCATCGACATCGACCTCGTTGCTTTGTCTCCCGAGATCGCATCCATTGTGTTCCCCGTTTCGATTCATGCTGCCGAAGAACTCGGACAGAACTTCGGTCAGGTCGTCAACGCGTTCATTCGCGTCGTGGACAAGTCGGACGGACGCGAACTGGCTCGATTCGATCTGAGCGAAGATGCCTCCACCGAAACAGCAATGGTGTTCGGTGAGCTGTATCGGCATGCTGAGGAATGGAAGTTCCGAGCCGTCGGCCAAGGTTACGCTTCGGGTTTGGCCGGAATCGCCCGCGACTTCGGAATCAACGTCTGA
- a CDS encoding tubulin-like doman-containing protein, with protein MRRFLVVGCGGSGGATLAYMMDQLRSDLASHGIEGIPAGWQFIHLDVPTAPSPGPDGMGHVRDQGGTYVGTGPQSDSYSVLDNAMSQQFIGKQRLDTIATWAPRDPSAVHTPLSTGAGQFRALGRMITLSRAASVRERLETAWGKLNLVETDTEMRNLDIPGAGKYDPGERPVVLVVSSMAGGAGASMALDICRLLTLITGVDPRLMGVFMVAPDIFDGLDASATTGVRANALAMLGEIVASQTGSARDHDVSILRALGQQNGEGELIPFARVFPVGRYVGAEQTLFGDGTPNAIYRGLGRGLSALMMSQSATQQFVEWDLTNGGGIAGSREYLGWGNKTWNTLPWGSFGFASLSMGRDRYAEYSSQRLARASADKLLRGHVQPGNRASEDEQAAAVLDNQWGNICAALGLPTGHTDANALPQDIGMWITTTVLPRSEVSTLATHVIDDSLRDYIPSGNGLNAAAWVPEVHRNLNGRRSALLSGAQNAAYSAAFRWHLDFADKLEQVVGDAVAELGLPYATALVKRVSKYMQNVVLPTAQDLAKQAPGDIAEPPEDVRATLAALKGTLSNAQEVVVSVLDGTRRIVERQIYATLSSHLSAASGAMVAEVFDPLVAALNESHTLLRQASVEQPRDLGLARLQTDQYAAWPSDSDEKVPSRFAEANNEVMLTSSSDFKMRYELDLPAATGSSATDRRAFGDSVARAAAQVITGLWPTIDGSRAPGETVRLVERTASWRSRVFPTNPASGESIISSPAAYNVHTRPHELLARARKFVSRTGESFDKFCSVSLHDFVTGGGAAESELAGRRRDLVSKFGEAIALARPLASVNETAMQAIHNDQQMKYRFKFSAIPFDGQSIADDLSAELERSVRIDQTTKDVLVNALTDEKQIKRIDIFGSYPNYSPLAYNSVIGPASRQWLESSPSQRKAFWHLRRARPLAASLPMHQSERQAMVGGWLLGQILGRIFLPKSPFIEPARIWDGEAGRWLNFPNPLLTPPSEFAADYDWLPAVIESVLLAMAQSHEPPVMSSMQPYRALRRLYDSSTEDEVSGIFALSAAAHLTDWLRTGNTGTGLASAVADTGESVTPQDRAARTKAWLEEERAFVAKHYMPPGSGGAVGEAGAVGGGVFSNITVRAQATKTPIYRDLAPDVFWGTGKLISLIDECLAAALEPSRSTDTPPPAPPVGSWSTGADSFEIPQRGTN; from the coding sequence ATGAGGCGTTTTCTCGTCGTCGGATGCGGCGGTTCCGGTGGAGCCACGCTGGCGTACATGATGGATCAGCTTCGCTCCGACCTCGCCTCTCACGGCATCGAAGGCATTCCAGCCGGATGGCAGTTCATCCATCTCGATGTTCCGACGGCTCCGTCGCCCGGGCCCGACGGGATGGGGCATGTTCGTGATCAAGGCGGCACATACGTCGGAACGGGTCCACAAAGCGACAGCTACAGCGTTCTCGACAATGCGATGAGCCAACAGTTCATCGGCAAGCAGCGCCTCGACACCATCGCGACTTGGGCACCTCGTGATCCGTCTGCGGTACACACTCCGCTGAGCACCGGAGCCGGGCAATTCCGCGCTCTCGGCCGCATGATCACCCTGAGTCGTGCGGCTTCGGTCCGCGAACGGCTCGAAACTGCCTGGGGCAAACTCAATCTCGTAGAGACCGATACCGAGATGCGAAACCTCGATATTCCGGGCGCCGGCAAATACGACCCAGGTGAGCGGCCTGTCGTTCTGGTTGTCTCGTCGATGGCCGGTGGTGCTGGGGCATCGATGGCATTGGACATCTGCCGACTGCTCACTTTGATCACTGGAGTCGATCCGCGACTCATGGGGGTGTTCATGGTCGCTCCGGATATCTTCGACGGTCTCGACGCCTCCGCCACCACCGGAGTCCGCGCCAATGCACTCGCCATGCTCGGTGAAATCGTGGCCAGCCAGACGGGATCCGCACGAGATCACGATGTCTCGATTCTTCGTGCACTAGGACAGCAGAACGGTGAAGGGGAACTGATTCCCTTCGCCCGCGTGTTCCCAGTGGGTCGTTACGTCGGTGCCGAACAGACGCTGTTCGGCGACGGTACCCCCAACGCGATCTACCGTGGTCTCGGCCGAGGACTGTCGGCGCTGATGATGAGCCAATCGGCCACTCAGCAATTCGTCGAGTGGGACCTGACCAACGGTGGTGGAATCGCCGGCAGCCGTGAGTACCTAGGCTGGGGAAACAAGACCTGGAACACGTTGCCGTGGGGATCGTTCGGATTCGCCAGTTTGAGCATGGGCCGCGATCGATACGCCGAGTATTCATCCCAGCGACTCGCGAGAGCGAGCGCGGACAAGCTGCTCCGTGGACATGTGCAGCCGGGGAATCGCGCATCGGAGGATGAGCAGGCCGCAGCAGTTCTCGACAACCAGTGGGGCAACATCTGTGCTGCACTGGGACTTCCGACCGGACACACAGACGCGAACGCTCTTCCCCAAGACATTGGAATGTGGATCACGACGACGGTCCTACCCAGGTCCGAGGTGTCGACGCTCGCAACTCACGTGATCGACGACTCGCTTCGCGACTACATTCCGTCTGGCAACGGTCTCAATGCTGCTGCGTGGGTACCGGAGGTCCATCGAAACCTCAATGGCCGACGATCGGCGTTGCTCTCCGGGGCCCAGAATGCTGCCTACTCGGCCGCATTCCGGTGGCACCTCGACTTTGCGGACAAACTCGAGCAGGTCGTTGGCGACGCTGTAGCCGAACTCGGCCTTCCTTATGCGACGGCTCTCGTCAAGCGGGTGTCGAAGTACATGCAGAACGTGGTTTTGCCGACGGCACAGGACCTCGCGAAGCAGGCACCGGGAGACATCGCCGAACCACCAGAAGACGTACGCGCAACCTTGGCTGCGCTCAAGGGCACTTTGTCGAACGCACAAGAAGTCGTCGTGAGCGTGCTCGACGGCACCCGCCGCATCGTAGAGCGTCAGATCTACGCGACACTTTCGTCGCATCTGAGCGCAGCGTCGGGCGCGATGGTCGCCGAGGTGTTCGACCCCTTGGTAGCTGCGCTGAACGAATCTCACACACTGCTTCGGCAAGCCTCGGTGGAACAACCGCGTGATCTCGGTCTGGCGCGATTGCAGACCGATCAATATGCGGCGTGGCCGTCCGATTCGGACGAAAAGGTTCCGTCTCGCTTCGCCGAGGCGAACAACGAAGTGATGCTGACCAGTTCGAGCGACTTCAAGATGCGATACGAGCTGGACCTTCCTGCCGCGACCGGAAGCAGTGCAACGGATCGGCGAGCGTTCGGTGACTCCGTCGCTCGGGCGGCGGCTCAGGTCATCACAGGCCTGTGGCCCACCATCGACGGCAGTCGTGCACCGGGGGAGACAGTTCGGCTCGTCGAACGCACCGCGTCGTGGCGCTCACGGGTCTTTCCGACGAACCCAGCAAGCGGTGAGTCCATCATCTCCTCACCTGCGGCATACAACGTGCACACCCGGCCTCACGAGCTGCTCGCCAGAGCCCGCAAGTTCGTCAGTCGCACCGGAGAATCATTCGACAAATTCTGCTCGGTTTCCTTGCACGACTTCGTCACCGGGGGAGGTGCCGCCGAATCGGAACTGGCAGGCCGACGTCGAGACTTGGTGTCGAAGTTCGGCGAAGCCATCGCCCTCGCAAGACCTCTGGCCAGTGTCAACGAGACTGCGATGCAAGCGATTCACAACGACCAGCAGATGAAGTACCGCTTCAAGTTCTCAGCGATCCCGTTCGACGGACAGAGTATTGCCGACGACCTCTCCGCCGAACTCGAAAGAAGTGTGCGGATAGACCAGACGACCAAGGACGTTCTGGTCAACGCACTGACCGATGAGAAGCAGATCAAGCGGATCGACATCTTCGGTTCGTACCCCAACTACTCCCCGCTCGCATACAACTCGGTAATCGGTCCGGCCTCCCGACAGTGGCTGGAGTCTTCACCGTCGCAGCGTAAGGCGTTCTGGCACTTGCGTCGTGCACGTCCGTTGGCTGCCTCGTTGCCGATGCACCAGTCCGAGCGTCAAGCGATGGTCGGAGGCTGGCTGCTCGGGCAGATCCTCGGACGAATCTTCCTCCCGAAATCGCCGTTCATCGAACCGGCACGGATCTGGGACGGTGAGGCTGGGAGATGGCTCAACTTTCCGAACCCGTTGCTGACTCCGCCATCGGAGTTCGCTGCCGACTACGATTGGCTGCCGGCTGTGATCGAGTCGGTTTTGTTGGCGATGGCTCAGTCGCACGAACCGCCGGTGATGTCGTCGATGCAGCCCTACCGTGCGCTCAGAAGACTCTACGACTCCTCGACCGAGGATGAGGTCAGCGGCATCTTCGCTTTGTCAGCAGCTGCACACCTGACCGACTGGCTCCGGACCGGAAACACCGGAACCGGGTTGGCCTCGGCAGTTGCCGATACCGGTGAATCCGTTACTCCACAGGATCGCGCCGCCAGAACGAAAGCCTGGCTCGAGGAGGAGCGTGCCTTCGTAGCCAAGCACTACATGCCTCCTGGCTCTGGCGGGGCCGTCGGCGAGGCAGGCGCCGTCGGTGGCGGAGTCTTCTCCAACATCACCGTTCGGGCGCAAGCAACGAAAACTCCTATCTACAGGGATCTGGCGCCAGACGTGTTCTGGGGCACCGGTAAGTTGATTTCGCTGATCGACGAATGCCTCGCCGCTGCACTCGAACCGTCTCGAAGTACCGACACACCGCCTCCCGCGCCTCCGGTCGGATCGTGGTCGACCGGTGCGGACTCGTTCGAGATCCCACAACGAGGAACGAACTGA